In Amblyomma americanum isolate KBUSLIRL-KWMA chromosome 8, ASM5285725v1, whole genome shotgun sequence, the DNA window TATGAAAATGTGCCATACCATCTCAAAACATGACGGGCATACTGCATGGAGCAAGCTCGATTTGTGTTAATTTTCACAAATTTTTATCTTAAAAATGTCTATGCagtctgtgcaggtggattgtacagcGAGGCAGGTGTATACGACTGAGCTGAATTAATAGATGAATAATCAAGGAAGTAACTAATTGCATATTAATGTTCAATTTTGGGGCGCAAGAAAAATTGGAGGCTGTCATTATCTAAGGCAAGACCAATCTTTAATTTTCTGAATTGGCTTCATGGTTTGGATAATCGATGATGACAAATGTGCCTCTGAAAGCTTAATTTGGCTCTTCCATGCTGCACATTGATAACATGACATCACTCGCATTTCTGCAGTGACTACCGCACTGAATTCCCCCGTGACAAAGTAATCTGCCAGTATAGCTTTTCTTGTTACCAAACAAGAAGGTAATGATCAGAGATAAGAAGCTCAAATTTTTATgcttctggcttgtttgatatagTCAAGTATCAAAAAGCCGGTTTTGTTTACTGTTGGAATTATTCAGTGAGTAATATGGGATGCCGCACACTATTGTtatcaactgctgttttttaaggtctaagggcttaacatcccaaagcaacctTGGCTATGAAgtcgtcgtagtggagggctctgattAATTTCGACCTGGggctccttaacgtgcactgacattgcacagcagatgagcctctagcatttcgccttcatcgaaatgtggcAGCCAAAAAACTAGACTGAACCGGCgttttttgggccagcagccgagcacaataaccactgggCCAGTGCAGCGGCTGCTGTCAAGTTCTATGCTACTGTAGTGCAGCAAACAGAGATGCAGTTTGTGTATGTATTCTACCATGTAGAACTGAACACAATTTTGGCGAAAATGCCAAACGCAGTGACGCCATTTCATAAACGTGCTACACTAGAAAGCCACCTCAATGAGCTTTCAAAAGTATTTTTGACACTGGATCTTGGCTCGCCTTCAGTGTTCTGGCCTGCAATCTAGTGCCCTaaagccaaaaacaaaaaagttgatTAGTTTGTTAATTCATCGCCTATACACTACGTCTGCCTCGCTGTATATTCCACCTGCACAGACCACACCGACATagtctctctctctgtttttaaaataaaaatctgtaaagaaAGCTCTGCAGTATCTCTGCAGTCAGGGCACTTCGCTACCAAGCTGGAGGACCTGGGTTCAAACCCAGCTGCGGCGACCTCATTACGATGCAGCGAAAATGCAAAAGGTGCTCGTGTGCTGCGAGATGCCAGCGCATGTTAAGAACACCGCAGCCCTGCACCACGGCGTCCCAGACAGTCCACATGTCATTTCAGTATGGTAAACGCCACAACTTACAAAAATGCTTAAAGAGTAAAAAATAAACCCTCCCTTTATGCTGTTTCATTGAAGTGACATCACTTGCTTTAATAAGATAGAAATAAAAACGAGCCAGACAGGAGCGGGAGCACCCCTCACTGCTGTCTTTTATCTGCCACGAAAAAATGCATAAATTAGAATTTATTTACAATATTGAAACAGCACTCAGTGGTCCACACCAAGGCCAGCTTGGCGCTTTGCAGGGCTATGCATGTTCGAACTCGCTGGAGAGCTGCAGTGCTTCATAACAGGATTGTGTCCTGTCTTGCCAATCAGCTTGGCTTGAGCTGCCACAGCTCCTGCAGAGGAGGAACAAGCAGGTTAAAAACTTGCTGCAAAGGTGAAATGGCTAcagatgtttattttttttcaaatacagaACTGAGGACAAGATGACAGCTCTAAGCCTCGCCATGCTTTTCCATAAGCAGGAAATGTACAATTATCAAAATTATTACTATTTTATAATTCCTTTTATTCACACTGACAGGCTATAACGCATCTGTAGAGGTGAAGTAAGGAGAAAAAGGGAAGGCATTTAAGCTCGTCTACTTCTTGCATttgcagaaaaagaaataatgtaAGGCCAACAAATCCCTGCAGCTGCAGCAACTCTTAGTCCTCGGTTTACGATCACTGATGTAAGCAATGAAGCTACGAGTAGAAAAGAAAATTAACAGTTCATGGGCTCCTCTTGTGGAAGAAAGGCAGTACTGAGAAGCCACAGTTGCTTGTCAAGAGAGCAGTAAGAACATTCTCAAACTGTGCTCTAACAAAGTGGATAGTTTGCACGAAAAATGAGTGGGAACAGGTGTACTAGAACAAGTGCATAACTGGGTTATTTGCACAACTCACCAGGTAAGAGTCCCTGCTGTAGCCACTGAAGTACTGGGGTATGCCTGAAAGGTCCAATCCGCTAACTAGCCAGCCATGACTGCGTAGTCTCTCCAGCCACTGTGTAAAGTGGATATGTGACGGGCTAACTGCATCAAGGTCTTCGAGCGTGAAGTTCACCCTGGAAGAAAGAGTGACTGTCGGAGACTCGCGCTGTGCACGTACGTGTGCAAAACAGACTGTTAGAATGTACAGTTATATCTGACAGTGCTGTACAGACAACCACAGATAGCAAAATGATTTTTGGCGATAGCTGCTTCAGTTGAAATTTCTCAACTGCCAAGCGTGAGCCTATGTCAGGGCATGGCATAATTAACTGCCAATAATTGCTCTTAGTTGACCTGTATAGGAGGGAAACGAAGCCATTTGAGCACTAATCATCTGACTTAAAAGATTCAAATACTATACAGACAACTAGATAAACAATACCACTCTGTTTACTTTCAACGGATTGTTATGAGCTGAGAGAAATTAATTTTAAAGGTCTCCAGGTTTCACTGGATTAAGACATGTTCTAGTTTAATGTTTGCAGCCAACTTTTGCTAAACGTGCTTTGATAACATGGTGGACAGTTCAGCTGTGCCTCACTCAATTCAATTTAGTTTGCATGAACATTAAGCATTGTAACACCCGCAAAGGCACTTGCCAAAGAGTAGTTTGATGATcaaatataaaatatataaagtgACTTATTAGTCTGCGTTCTAGGTGTTAGGCTTTACACCTGTTTGAATCAACTATAGATCACTTACAACATATTGCACAATTAGCCACTTGACTTGCATTGGCTACAACTGAGTTGGCAGGTTTATAAGAGGTACAAACAATAAACGGAGCGCGATTGATTGCTTATAGTCTCTGTACACTGCTCCACTAATAAAATGCTGAAAATTATGCCTAACCTCTTTTCGAGAGCAATGTAGACCGTCTGTTCGGCCCTGGTTACGGCTTTGAGCAGGAGCTCGAAGAGGCAGTCAGTCAAGTGGTCATCGTACACCACTGCAACCAAAACAGATCATCGCCCACTGCAAGTGACCGCGAAAGGACCAGCAAGCAGAAACTGAGAACTCGGGATGTTGGTCGAGCCATGTGTACTGGACCTTGAAGGTACCAAATACTGTCGCACGCTAAAGTGAACAAGATGACACGGTTGAAAACACTGCAAAGTGTTCTCTTAGTTGCCTGCCCTACGCAGTCATATTTGTTGTATGCTTACAACACTGGAAGTGTCactattaaagggactatgcaataaattaattgagattacgtaaagcagacgagagataggcatttcatcactcgtcatcccaacgcaagaatttttaagctagcatcaataacaacgaagatatagacgattaaaaattatgcCCCCCCCAACTCATACATGCGGGGcgccagacaaaaataaagaaaacagctctgggactgggccctgcccatgaatacgtcatccgctgatgttccttttgcaacttccggttgtcgctcctagcaccccagcagcagcggccgcgatgggcatcgagccctatgcgttcacgccgtaccggctgaacgccagcgacgacagtagcgactcggcgaaccactgcgagtggctccagaactcccgacagaaggaggtggcagaggaaaattgaaaccatatgcgcgaaggcaatgccctggttcgcgcttgcccgagagggtcgcgcggcagtacgagcagacgattttcacggctaccggaagtgcgCCCATGACGTCGAGGCTGccatggctccagcgaatgacagcttgtggtggcctggtgacgtcatggggtATAGTgccgtcttttttcacgattttagtttcaaaatcggtcccTACGAGCACACCAACTGGCccacgaattttaaaaaacatggtttttaaaaattcataataaattgccggctcagttccaaagactcatacttggtgtgaatgcttcttagtatcatttctaagcattgaaaacatttacaagcgacattttattcattgcatagtccctttaacaaaGCATACAACACTGGAAGTGTCACTATTAACAAACAAAATTTTACTCTGTCAATTCATCAGTGCACATGAAGGTAAGACTATGttgatttcttttattttttccctttcctGGTAGAGAATTAGCCggaacaaaagataaaaagagCCAAAGCCTGACATGGGCTTTTTGTTTTGATACACGGTTTTAACAAAACGAAATGGATCACAATTAAgtgacaagaagaaagaaatacatAATAAGCCAAAAGCAAGTGCAACAATACTTACTCCCGTGTTTTAAAAGGcccctgaaatgattttgatggtcaTGGTCTAATGCAACAAATCTACAGATGTGGTCTTTGCAAGTGATCGAGTGAAATTTAAAAGTTCTGGGCGGACCCTATAATTTACAAACCCTATAATTTAAAAATTGCTGCTTGCATTGGTGTAACACCTCACAGCGTGTTATTAACTACCCCTCCTTGACGTAGAGCGGGGAATATGGACGAACTGATGACGGGATATGGATATGGAATGCGGGGATATGGACGTTCTTCTCGTTGGGCGTGCCCAAGCGACGTGGGCAGGGTAGGGCGACAACATGGAGCAAAAAGTATTGTTTCTGTCCACCTACACTGACACGATAGGCACATCGCAAAGTGCAATCTGCTGCTAACTCTGAACTGTGGAGTTTATCTACCATAGCAGTCTGTCGTGACAGCAGCTACACATTATATTAAAATACATATGGAATTCGCTCACTACAAAACAAACCCAACCCTCTATATGGTCAAAGAAATGAGTGGCATTCTTCTTTTAGCTCATTCTTTCTGCATGCTGATAAATCTTACTGCTGTCACATTCCAGGCAAACAATTATGAgatcaaaagaaaaaattaaaaaatgtaCCATCGGCGGCCAGGAAGATGTCTGCTTTCTGAAAATCTTCAACATCTTCCGCAGACCACCCGGAGCAGCCCGTTGCAATCTGCATCTCGGGAAGCCCATGTCTCCAGTCCAGGCATCTGACCCTTGCTGAACACGGTTTCACATTCAGCGCATCATAGAAGGCTTGGTTTTGCTCAAGGTTTCTGCGACACAGGTGTAAGACCTCTTCCAAGGCATCTGCAAAGTGTTATGGTGCATGTCTCATCTTTTTCTTCTGAAATCACAGAAAGGAAAGCACAGTCTGAAATAAATCGCAAACAACCCGGACAACAGAAGCAGCAACGAAAACAGTCTGAGGTCAGCCAGGTCGAGCATACAGACATGCGGGAGTAGCAATGCCGCAGAGCGAATTTTCATCTTCGTTTTTACAACTGCCCCAAGGAGAAGACCACCCCGGTGACTTACTAATTGTGACACATGGAAGGAAGAGATCCCAATTTGAGTGTTTGGAAGCGATGTACATAGACAGCATGTCCCCAAGGGCGCagttaaatcgctcggtgaggccgcTGGTCGGCGGATGAAAGGTGGAGCTGGTTCGATAGATCATCTTGCACTTGGTGAGCAGGGCTCTCACAATGTCGCACAAGAAGACAGCTCCTctgtcactgagcagttcacgaggtgcgcTGTGATAAAGGACGAATCGCTGTAAAATGAAGAAGACGACATCTGTCACTGTGGCAGCTGGAAGGGCAGTAGTTTCTGCACAGCTCATCAGATGATCAACCGTGAATATAGCCAAACAGCTGCTGGTTGCAATGCATGGAAGTGGGACGTATAATCAATGCTGCTGCAGTCAAAAGGATGTGGTGGGCAAGGTAGCGGCTGCGACTCTCCAGCAGAATGATGAGGAGGCGTCTTGGTATGTTGACAGGCAAGGCATGAGCACACACACTTGAGAATGAAGGTGTACATGCCACACCAGTAGTTGCACAGCCGGATTCGGGTGCATGTCTTTGTGGGTGGAAACAGGCACAGATTTGCAAGCACAAGTGTCGAGGAATAACTGGCAACCACTTGTGGCCATCTGAGCTGTAGTACTGTCGATAAAACAGATTATCTCGAATTGCGAAATGGGAAGCGTGGAGGTGGGGAGCACGTGATGGAGAAGCAGCTGTTGGGTTGGAGTGAAAATCGAGAAGAGACGCGATCCAGGGCTCTGTGCATTGCACTAAAGGCATGTCACCGATGTGGAGTGACAGTGGTGAggcgtcagaggtggaaaggctggcgatttCAGCTGGTACTGAGCAGCGGGGCAGGCCATCGGCGACTTGATGCTTGTGGCCGGTGTGATAGACTGTGCAAATATCACATCCCTGCAGTTAAAGAATCCACTTGGTGAGGCGGCCAGATGGGTCATTCAAGGAGGAAAGCCAACTAAGTGCACAATAGTCCATCACGACTTCAAAAGGGCAGAATTTGGCAAGAGCCCAGATGATGACCAAACACTCTTATTTGGTTACAGAGTAATTGGATTCAGCCTTTGTGAGATTGCAGcttgcataggcaacaacatATTT includes these proteins:
- the LOC144100854 gene encoding methyltransferase-like protein 22 isoform X2; this encodes MQDDEIVVSEVHVDSDNIDKSSNDPLLNLVPEALKSQLLVAQSRLHVKWDTHVEVANPGCLALDEDGDLDVTRIRRSTEILLDHCPATTLPTVGLQVWKAALVMSDFLLHNGRELLRGKGVVELGGGIGLCGVVAAAFADFVLCTDALEEVLHLCRRNLEQNQAFYDALNVKPCSARVRCLDWRHGLPEMQIATGCSGWSAEDVEDFQKADIFLAADVVYDDHLTDCLFELLLKAVTRAEQTVYIALEKRVNFTLEDLDAVSPSHIHFTQWLERLRSHGWLVSGLDLSGIPQYFSGYSRDSYLELWQLKPS
- the LOC144100854 gene encoding methyltransferase-like protein 22 isoform X1, encoding MFLAQVGWERQWLIVNFTTHSLSNLCITPVLVPVRGGWFYLLLMAQSRLHVKWDTHVEVANPGCLALDEDGDLDVTRIRRSTEILLDHCPATTLPTVGLQVWKAALVMSDFLLHNGRELLRGKGVVELGGGIGLCGVVAAAFADFVLCTDALEEVLHLCRRNLEQNQAFYDALNVKPCSARVRCLDWRHGLPEMQIATGCSGWSAEDVEDFQKADIFLAADVVYDDHLTDCLFELLLKAVTRAEQTVYIALEKRVNFTLEDLDAVSPSHIHFTQWLERLRSHGWLVSGLDLSGIPQYFSGYSRDSYLELWQLKPS
- the LOC144100854 gene encoding methyltransferase-like protein 22 isoform X3 — translated: MTTEQTVAQSRLHVKWDTHVEVANPGCLALDEDGDLDVTRIRRSTEILLDHCPATTLPTVGLQVWKAALVMSDFLLHNGRELLRGKGVVELGGGIGLCGVVAAAFADFVLCTDALEEVLHLCRRNLEQNQAFYDALNVKPCSARVRCLDWRHGLPEMQIATGCSGWSAEDVEDFQKADIFLAADVVYDDHLTDCLFELLLKAVTRAEQTVYIALEKRVNFTLEDLDAVSPSHIHFTQWLERLRSHGWLVSGLDLSGIPQYFSGYSRDSYLELWQLKPS